In Gemmatimonadaceae bacterium, the following are encoded in one genomic region:
- a CDS encoding glycosyltransferase, translating to MTPSERPPNLTPPVVPVFSDPSGRRWRALRGAALGVGVATTLLTAVLILTVLVPPLLPVTWQPTAVKAAAAPGPGSQRRDPARLEARKRLLAALAEHHVAPVLRGPRAESIVPTSTRTAADSSPLVLGFYVNWDDNSFFALQAHAREMDWVVGEWAFLGASGRSVAWDFGDTKKKDVLGLIGSMPPEQRPRVFAMLTNVDKVTHAFDSLRTRALLTVPAHRREVIDALVRAVRQHGLAGIMVDFELVDDTSREGLALFVRDLGAALHGVQAQVVQTVAADATDGEFRAAGAHADFVVDMLYDEHYPTSDPGPVASQAWYEAKAARALTLIPREKAIFAIGTYGYHWDDTGDRRPAEAATFAEVMRELRDNQGEITFASPSLNPVATWSTADSVDHQVWFLDAITAWNQLSTAVRLGARGVALWRLGAEDPSLWNVIGAATVPDPERDLATVLPGYDVEFDGEGEILRVTSRPTAGHRAIGVHSNSQLITRVKWTQYPSPYVIERTGSGAPHRVALTLDDGPDPRWTAAILDTLRSRGVHASFFIIGSNALREIPLVRRIMAEGHELGNHTFTHPNLAVTPAFITRLELDATERLIEAITDRRSALFRPPYFGDAEPTTPDELGPVAQANDLGYITVGLHVDSGDWLEPGAAQIVRNVLDARSRGNVVLLHDSGGDRSQTVAAIGPLVDSLHARGDTVVLLSELLGLTRDQAMPPLEAGDETSRGFTLAAFFTLGALQVGITWLFVAAVVLGSIRIVVVLALAILHRVRSARRGPTPTDFAPHVSVIVPAFNESKVIAMTIRSLLAQRYAGALDVVVVDDGSPDDTGAIAAAAFRDDPRVTVHVKKNGGKASALNFGIKRAAGEIVVCLDADTVFEPDTIAELVAPLRDAGVGAVAGNAKVGNRLNLITRWQALEYVTSQNVDRRAFDLLNCITVVPGAVGAWRRSAVLEAGGFTHDTLAEDQDATIELRKRGWRIAYADRAIAWTEAPDSFRTLVKQRFRWSFGTLQCAWKHRATLLRRRFGSLGLIAMPNTWVFQLFFTAVSPLADLIFLGSVASIGLTWLEHGPTFAWHTGMQLAGVYLVFLLMDWVAAVIAFMLEPGEERRLTWLILLQRFAYRQLMYWVVVKSFVAAAHGGLVGWGKLERKGTVAAQQG from the coding sequence ATGACACCGTCAGAGCGACCGCCGAACCTCACCCCACCCGTGGTCCCGGTCTTCTCCGACCCCTCGGGCCGGCGCTGGCGCGCCCTGCGCGGCGCGGCGCTGGGGGTCGGTGTGGCGACGACGCTGCTGACGGCGGTGCTGATCCTCACGGTGCTGGTGCCACCGCTGCTGCCGGTCACCTGGCAGCCGACCGCGGTGAAGGCGGCCGCCGCCCCCGGTCCCGGGTCGCAACGCCGTGACCCGGCGCGCCTCGAGGCCCGGAAACGGCTCCTCGCCGCCCTCGCCGAGCATCATGTCGCCCCGGTGCTGCGCGGACCGCGCGCCGAATCGATCGTGCCGACGTCCACCCGCACCGCCGCCGACAGCAGCCCGCTGGTCCTGGGCTTCTACGTGAACTGGGACGACAACTCCTTCTTCGCGCTCCAGGCCCATGCCCGCGAGATGGACTGGGTGGTGGGCGAGTGGGCCTTCCTCGGCGCAAGCGGACGGTCGGTGGCCTGGGACTTCGGTGACACGAAGAAGAAGGACGTCCTGGGCCTGATCGGGAGCATGCCGCCGGAGCAGCGCCCGCGCGTCTTCGCCATGCTCACGAACGTCGACAAGGTGACCCACGCCTTCGACAGCCTGCGCACCCGCGCGCTCCTGACAGTGCCGGCACATCGTCGCGAGGTGATCGACGCGCTGGTGCGCGCCGTCCGGCAGCACGGACTGGCCGGCATCATGGTGGACTTCGAGCTCGTGGACGACACCTCGCGCGAGGGGCTGGCGCTCTTCGTGCGCGACCTCGGCGCCGCCCTGCATGGCGTCCAGGCGCAGGTGGTGCAGACCGTTGCCGCCGACGCCACCGACGGCGAGTTCCGCGCCGCCGGCGCACACGCCGACTTCGTCGTCGACATGTTGTATGACGAGCACTATCCCACCAGCGACCCAGGACCGGTGGCCAGCCAGGCCTGGTACGAGGCGAAGGCGGCGCGTGCGCTCACGCTGATCCCGCGCGAGAAGGCGATCTTCGCCATCGGCACCTACGGCTATCACTGGGACGACACCGGCGACCGGCGGCCCGCCGAGGCGGCGACCTTCGCCGAGGTGATGCGCGAGCTGCGTGACAACCAGGGCGAGATCACGTTCGCGTCGCCGTCACTGAACCCGGTGGCCACCTGGAGCACCGCCGACTCCGTGGATCACCAGGTCTGGTTCCTTGACGCAATCACGGCCTGGAACCAGCTCTCCACCGCCGTCAGGCTGGGGGCGCGTGGTGTCGCGCTCTGGCGACTGGGCGCCGAGGATCCGTCACTCTGGAACGTGATCGGCGCCGCCACCGTCCCGGACCCGGAACGCGACCTGGCGACCGTGCTGCCGGGCTACGACGTGGAATTCGATGGCGAGGGCGAGATCCTGCGCGTCACGTCGCGGCCCACGGCCGGCCACCGCGCCATCGGCGTCCACAGCAACTCGCAGCTCATCACTCGGGTGAAGTGGACGCAGTATCCCTCGCCGTACGTGATCGAGCGCACCGGCTCGGGGGCACCGCACCGCGTCGCGCTCACCCTCGATGACGGTCCCGACCCCCGCTGGACGGCGGCCATCCTCGACACGCTCCGCTCGCGCGGGGTGCACGCGTCGTTCTTCATCATCGGCAGCAACGCGCTGCGCGAGATCCCGCTGGTGCGCCGCATCATGGCCGAGGGGCATGAGCTGGGGAACCACACCTTCACCCACCCGAACCTCGCCGTCACCCCTGCGTTCATCACGCGCCTCGAACTCGACGCCACCGAGCGCCTGATCGAGGCCATCACCGACCGGCGGAGCGCCCTCTTCCGCCCCCCGTACTTCGGGGACGCCGAACCGACCACGCCCGATGAACTGGGGCCCGTGGCGCAGGCCAACGACCTGGGGTACATCACCGTCGGGCTGCACGTCGATTCCGGCGACTGGCTCGAGCCGGGTGCCGCGCAGATCGTGCGCAACGTGCTCGACGCCCGCTCGCGCGGCAACGTGGTCCTGCTGCACGACAGCGGTGGTGACCGCAGCCAGACGGTGGCCGCCATCGGGCCGCTGGTGGACTCGTTGCACGCGCGCGGCGACACGGTCGTGCTGCTCTCCGAGCTCCTTGGCCTGACCCGCGACCAGGCCATGCCGCCGCTGGAGGCGGGGGACGAGACCTCCCGCGGCTTCACGCTGGCCGCCTTCTTCACGCTCGGCGCGCTGCAGGTCGGCATCACCTGGCTCTTCGTCGCCGCCGTCGTCCTCGGCTCGATCCGCATCGTGGTGGTGCTGGCGCTCGCCATCCTGCACCGGGTGCGCAGTGCGCGGCGCGGTCCCACGCCCACCGACTTCGCGCCCCACGTGAGCGTCATCGTGCCCGCCTTCAACGAGTCGAAGGTCATCGCGATGACCATCCGGAGCCTGCTGGCCCAGCGCTACGCCGGTGCGCTGGACGTGGTGGTGGTGGATGACGGGTCACCCGACGACACCGGCGCCATCGCCGCGGCGGCGTTCCGCGACGATCCGCGCGTCACCGTGCACGTGAAGAAGAACGGCGGCAAGGCCAGCGCCCTCAACTTCGGCATCAAGCGCGCCGCCGGCGAGATCGTGGTCTGCCTCGATGCCGACACCGTCTTCGAGCCCGACACCATCGCCGAGCTGGTGGCACCGCTGCGAGACGCGGGCGTGGGCGCGGTGGCCGGCAACGCCAAGGTGGGCAACCGCCTGAACCTGATCACGCGCTGGCAGGCGCTGGAGTACGTCACCAGCCAGAACGTGGACCGGCGTGCGTTCGACCTGCTGAACTGCATCACGGTGGTGCCGGGCGCGGTGGGGGCCTGGCGGCGCAGCGCGGTGCTCGAGGCCGGGGGCTTCACGCACGACACGCTGGCCGAGGACCAGGATGCCACCATCGAGCTGCGCAAGCGCGGGTGGCGCATCGCCTACGCCGACCGCGCGATCGCCTGGACCGAGGCGCCGGATTCGTTCCGCACCCTCGTCAAGCAGCGCTTCCGCTGGAGCTTCGGCACGCTGCAGTGTGCCTGGAAGCACCGCGCCACGCTGCTGCGTCGCCGGTTCGGGTCCCTCGGCCTGATCGCGATGCCGAACACCTGGGTCTTCCAGCTCTTCTTCACCGCCGTCTCACCACTCGCCGACCTGATCTTCCTCGGCAGCGTGGCGAGCATCGGGCTGACCTGGCTGGAGCATGGTCCCACCTTCGCGTGGCACACCGGCATGCAGCTCGCAGGCGTGTACCTCGTCTTCCTGCTGATGGACTGGGTGGCGGCGGTGATCGCGTTCATGCTCGAGCCGGGCGAGGAGCGACGGCTCACCTGGCTGATCCTGCTGCAGCGCTTCGCCTACCGGCAGCTCATGTACTGGGTGGTGGTGAAGTCGTTCGTTGCGGCGGCGCACGGTGGGCTGGTGGGGTGGGGGAAGCTGGAGCGGAAGGGCACCGTGGCGGCGCAACAGGGGTGA